The genomic DNA TGGGTCCGTTTGCTATGTTCGATCTTTCCGGTATCGACGTGATGTGGCACATTGCACGGGCGCGGCCGGAGATGGCCGCGGGCCGCACCGGCATCGTCGATCGTCTCGTCGAAATGAAGCGGCTCGGGCAAAAAACGGGTGCCGGCTTCTACCGCTACGATAAGGCCGTGGGCAAAGGCCGCGAGCCGATTGCGGATCCGGCAATCGTGGCGCTCTTTGCCGAGGAAGCGCAAAAGGCGGGCATCGCGCAGAACGCGGAAGCGAGCGACGAGCACATCGCCGCCCGCCTGACCGGCGCGCTCATCGCACGCGGAACGCAGTTACTCGAGGACAATATCGCGCTGCGCCCTGGCGATATCGACATCGCCTACGTTTACGGCTACGGCTTTCCGCCGCACCACGGCGGACCGATGTGGTATGCGGGCGAACTCGGCGCCGCGCGCGAGAAGGAGTTGGCTCGTGCGTGAAGCGGCAATCGTTTCGGCGGCGCGCACGCCGATCGGCAAAGCGTTTCGCGGTGCGTTCAATCAAACGCCCGGCGCGACGATGGCCGGGCATGTAGTGAAGGCTGCGCTCGAGCGCGCGAAACTCGATCCCGCGCAGATCGAGGACGTTATTCTCGGCGTCGGATTGCCCGAAGGCGCGACCGGCAACAACCTCGGACGCACGGCGGCGCTGCGCGCCGGTTTACCGGTGAGCGTTTCGGGGCAAACCGTCAGCCGATTTTGCGCTTCGGGCCTGCAGGCGATTTCGTCGGCGGCGCAACGCGTGATCGTCGACGGCTCCGGACCGATCGTGGCCGGCGGCGCCGAGTCGATCAGCATGGTGCAGAACGAGATGAATATGAACGGCCTGACGGAGGAGTGGCTCGCGCGGCACGTTCCAGATGTCTACACGCCGATGCTGCAGACGGCCGATTTCGTTTCGAAAAAGTACGGCGTTTCCCGCGAGCGGCAGGACGAGTACGCGCTGCAGAGCCAGCAACGAACGGCGGCCGCGCAGGCTGCCGGACGATTCGACGACGAAATCGTGCCGCTGCCGAGTTGGACGTACGTGCAAGACACATCGACGGGGCGCTTTACGGAAACGCACGTACGCCTCGAAAAAGACGAAGGAAATCGTCCCGAGACCTCGCTCGAGGGGCTCGCCGCGCTCAAGGGCGTGCTCGATCCGAACTCGCCGATCACCGCGGGAAACTCCTCGCAGCTCTCCGACGGCGCTGCCGCCGTGGTTGTGATGGACGCGCAAGCCGCGCGAGCGAGCGGGCTCGAAACCTTGGGATTCTATCGCGGGCTCGTGGTGCGCGGATGCGAACCCGGCGAGATGGGCATCGGCCCGGTGTTCGCGATTCCAGAACTGCTCGCGCGCCACGGTCTGCGCATCGACGATATCGGGCTGTGGGAATTGAACGAAGCGTTCGCCGTGCAAACGGTGTATTGCCGCGATACCCTCGGACTTCCGAACGATCGCTTTAACGTGGACGGCGGCGCGATTTCGATCGGCCATCCGTACGGTATGAGCGGCGCGCGGATGGTCATGCACGCACTGATCGAAGGCAAACGCCGCGGCGTAAACTATGTCGTCGTAACGATGTGCGTCGGCGGCGGCATGGGAGCTGCGGGCCTCTTCGAAGTCGCCTAGAGCTCGCACGAACCAAGGGGCGTGCAACCGAGGCCGGTAGACGGGGGTCGCGGGAAGTATGAAAGCCCTTATCGCCGACTCGTACGGCCCGCCGTCGCAGTTGCGGCTGACCGAAATCAAGACCACCGAGTTGAAGGACGGCTACGTGCTCGTGCGTCTGCACGCCGCAGCCGTCAATCCGTTCGACGTAAAATTGATCGGCGGCGCTCTCAAGGAGCGCTTTCCCGTCGAATTTCCCCACGTACCCGGAATGGACGGAGCCGGCGTGATCGCCGGCGTCGGCGAGGACGTCGAAGGCTATACGATCGGCGAGCGCGTCTTCGGATTGTTTCACGAGAGCGGAACGCTGGCGGAGTTTGCGACGATCGGCGGAACGGACCCGCGGCTCGCGCATCTCCCCGACGAACTCGATTTCGAGCGGGCCGCCGCCATTCCCGAAGCGGGCTTGACGGCCGTCACGATCGTGCGCGCGAGCGACATCCACGAAGATCAGCACGTCTTCATCCTGGGCGCGACCGGCGGCATCGGGCTCTTCGCGATTCAACTGCTTAAAGCGCGCGGCGCGCACGTCATCGTCACCGCAAAACCGGCCGACACGGGATACGTGCGCACGCTTGGAGCGGAAGAAGTGATCGACTACGGTGCCGGAGATCCGATCGTCGAACTCGGGAAGCGATATCCCGACGGCGTCGACGTCGTGATCGATCTCATCAATTCCGGAGACGCATTGCTGCGCAGCGCGGGAGCCGTTCGGCGCGACGGAACGCTGGTTTCGCCGTTGGGCGGCCCGGCGCAGAGCGCCTTTCCCGAAGACGTCAACGTTCGCTACGTCATGCTCGACGCGCGCGCCGGCGATCTCGCCGATTTGGCGCGCCGCGCCGCAAGCGGCGAGCTCAAAATCGAGATCGCCGAAACCTACCCGTTCGCGCAGGCCAAGCAGGCACTCGCGGATCTCGCCGATCCCAAAGAACACACGCGCGGCAAACGGGTCGTCAGCATCCCCTAATTGCGCAGGGCTTCGCCGTGATCGAGCATGTGGCGCATGCGGGCGCGCGTTTTCGGATTCCAGACGAGCCGTTCGAAGTAGACGGTTTCGAGATCGAGCAACTCCCGATGGCTCGCCGTTCGCGCCGGGCCCGGTCCGCCGGTCATAATACGCGCCAGGGCGCGCCCGACCTCGGCGTCGTGCTCGCCGATCGAACGGCTCGCAAGCGCGCTTGCGATGCCGCCTTCGATTGCATGGAAACCGTCGTCGCCGAGTACGGGAACCTCCGCGCGATGCGGGGGCGCCGCGTAGCCGGGGACGAGTTCGAGCAGCGTCGCCTTAGCATCGTCGACCAGGCGCGAGCGGTCGCCGGTGATGCGATCGCCATCGCGCAAGAAATGCAGCTCGCGTGCGTCGCCGGCGCCGGCACTCGCTCTGGCGAACGCGATCGTTTCGAAGGCGCGGCGCAGCCCGTTTGCCGGATCGCCGACGGCATCGACGCAGCGGACGTACAGTTCGCTCGTTCCACCCAGATCGGGGACGATGCCGACGGCGACCTCGGGCAAACTCGCGCGCAGATCCGCGCAGGCTTGGACGCGGTCGGCATACATCGTGAGTTCGAGAGCGCCGCCGACGGTGAGGCCGAACGGAGCGGCGACGACGGGAAAGGGAGCGGTGCGCAGGCTCGTCGTGAGCCGCTGAAATCGTTTCCCGATCGCCCGAAAACCCGCGCGGTCGTTCTCGTACGTTTCGAGCAGACCGAGCAAGAATTGCAGGTTGGCCCCAAATGAAAAGTTCGCACCTTGGTTGCCGACGATCAGCCCAGCGTACCGGCCGGGAATCGTTGCGCTCGCACGCTCGGCCATCTCGAGGGTACCCAGATCGAGCGTGTTGCCCTTGCTATGGAACTCGAGACAGAGCACGCCGTCGCCGATATCGAGCAGGGATGCGCTCGCATTCGATGCGACGACGCGGCCGGAGTCTTTGCGTAGTTCATCCAAGACGATTGGAGCGTCCACCATAGCCGTTCTCTTTTGCGCCAGCCTGAAGGTCCCATGCACGATAACGCCGCCCTCACCCCGCTCGTCGGCAGCCTGATCTTTAAGACCGCACGGGCGCTCGGCCTCGACCCCGAACGCGACCGCGATGCATTGATCGCGGCGCTCGAGCGCGACGCGCTCTTTTCCGCCGGCGGGGCGACCGATCTTTGGGAGCGCCGGTACGCGGGTCTGCAATCCGCGCTGCGCGCGCGAATCGTCGCGGAAGCCGTCGCGAGGCTTCGCCGGGTCGATTCTTGAACGCAAGCGGACCGTGAGCGCTACCCCACCCGTGACCGAACTACCCAAGAACTACGACCCGAAGAGCGTCGAGTCGCGCCTCTACCAGCACTGGGAGGCTGCCGGCTACTTCCACGAAGAGCCCGATCCGGCGCGCCCGCCGTTCGTTCTTTGCATGCCGCCGCCCAACGTGACGGCGCGCGCCCATCTCGGACACGGGTCGACCTACACGACGATGGACGTCCTCACGCGCTATCACCGCATGCTTGGCGACAACGCGAATTGGCTGCCGGGCACGGATCACGCCGCGATCGCTACCGAAGCCGTGCTCGTTCGCCAGTTGAACTCCGAAGGAACGTCGCGTGAAGCGCTCGGCCGGGACGCGTATCTCGAGCGCGCGTGGAGCTGGTCGAAGGAGACCGGCGGCACGATCTTCGAGCAGTTTCGAGCCCTCGGATTCGGACCCGATTGGGCGCGCGACCGCTTCACGATGGACGAAGGGCTCTCCGCCGCGGTGCGCCGCGTTTTCGTGCAGCTCTATCGCGAAGGGCTCATCTACCGCGGAAAGCGTTTGATCAACTGGGATCCCAAGGCCCGCACGACGATTTCGGATGCGGAAGTCGAGCACGTCGAACGCGATGCGTTTCTGTGGAAGATCCGTTATCCGTTTGCCGGATCGCCGCATCGCGACGGAATCGAGATCGCGACGACGCGTCCGGAGACGATGCTCGCCGACGTGGCGATCGCCGTCCATCCCGACGACGAACGCTACCGCCATCTCATTGGAAAGACCGTACTCGTTCCGCCGCTGCTGGATCGGGAGATTCCGATCGTTGCCGACGCCGCCGTCGAGATGGAGTTTGGAACCGGCGCGGTCAAGGTGACTCCCGCCCACGACCCGACGGATTACGAGATCGGATTGCGGCACGGGCTCGCGATGCCCTCGGTGCTGGATCTCGACGCGCGCGTGACGGGAGCCGAGATCGCCGTCGGCCGCTACCATGGAATGGACCGCTACGAAGCCCGCGCGGCGATCGTGGACGATCTGCGCGCTCAAGGAACGCTTCTCGAAGAGCAGGCCTATCGGCAGGCCGTTTCGGTGAGCGAGCGGACCGGCGAAGTGATCGAGCCGCTGCTCTCGGAGCAGTGGTTTCTCACCATGAAACCGCTCGCCGAACCGGCGCTCGCGGCCTATCACGACGGTCGCCTGCGCTTTATTCCCGAGCGCTACGGCCGCACGTACGAACAGTGGCTTTCGAATATTCGCGATTGGAATATCTCGCGCCAAGTGTGGTGGGGTCACCAACTGCCGGTGTGGTACACGCCGCAAGGCGACGTCGTCGTCGCGGAGAGCGAAGCGGAAGCGCTGCAGATCGCAGCCGCGCGCTTTAACGGGGAAGCGCTCACGCGCGATCCCGACACGCTCGACACGTGGTTCAGCAGCGGTCTATGGCCGTTCTCGATTTTGGGTTGGCCCGAAGCGACGGTCGAACTCGAAACGTGGTATCCGTCGCAGGTGCTCGTCACCGGGTGGGAGATCATTTTTCTCTGGGTCGCGCGCATGACGATGCTCGGTCTGAAGTTTATGGGCCGCGTGCCCTTTCGCGACGTATTCATTTCTCCGCTGATATTCGATGCGCAGGGGCGCAAGATGAGCAAATCGCTCGGCAACGCCATCGACCCGCTCGATCTCGTCGAGAAATACGGCGCGGACGCGTTTCGCATGGGCATGATGCGCCAGATGCGGTTGGAGGCCCAAGAGGTACGCTTCCAGGAGTCTCGTTGCGAAGAGTCGCGCAACTTCAATAACAAGATCTGGAACGCGACGCGCTACATGCTCTCGCTGCCCGAAGGCTTGCCGACCGCGCGAACCCTTCCGGCTCCCGCACGACTCACCGTTGCGGACAAGTGGGTCCTGACGCGCCTGCACGACACCGTCGAAGCGGTGAGCGCCGGACTCGACCGCTACGATTTCGGGGGCGTCGCCGAGACGATCTGGAGCTTCGTATGGTACGAGTTCTGCGATTGGTATCTCGAAGCGACCAAGACGCCGGAATCTCGCGAGACTCGCGCGGCGGTGCTCTCGTTCGTAGCGAACAACGCGATGCGTTTGCTCCACCCGATCGCGCCGTTTATCACCGAGGAGGTCTGGCTCGCGCTGCCGCACGACGGCCGCACGATCGTGACCGCGTCGTGGCCCGATCCCGAGGAAATTCCGGTCGATCGCGAAGCCGCCGCCCGTTTCCAAGCCGTGCAAGGCGCGGTCGAACGCGTGCGAAATCTGCGCGCCGAGATGGGTCTGCCCCCCAAGGCGCGCTTGAGTATCGAGATCCCGGCGAACGTTCCCGACGATATCGCTGCGCTGCTTGCGAGCTACGCCGCCGGCGACGTCCTTCGCGTTGCGGCCGAGGGAGCGAGCGTCGAGGCGGGACTCGGCGCCGCGCGCGCACAGGCGCCCGCCAAACTATTGCTCGAACGGTATCGCAAGGACATCGAACGTCTGAGCGCCGAGGTCGAGCGGGGCGAGAACAAACTCGCCAACGAACGATTCGTGGCCAACGCAAAACCCGACGTGATCGCCAAAGAACGCGAAAAACTCCAGGACTACCGCGGCGAGCTGCAGCGCGTTCGCCAAGCACTCAAAGAGATGGAGGAGAGCGCATGAGCGCCTCGACACCCACGAAGAAGCGCCTCTTAATCGGCGCGCCGGAGATCGAGCGCATCATCGCACGCCTGGCACATCAGATTCTGGAGCCGCAGGATGCCCAAGCGCAGCTCTATTTGCTGGGCATTCGGCGCGGCGGCGAAGCGCTCGCGCAGCGCATCGCCGCGCAGATCGAGCGGATCAGCGGGAAAAAGCCGCCGCTCGGATTTTTGAACATCAACCTCTATCGCGACGACGCCGTTTCGCATCAGCTTCCCGAATCGCAGATTCCCGACGACATCGCCGGCAAGACCGTCGTGATCATCGACGACGTGCTCTACACGGGGCGCACGATTCGTTCGGCGCTCGATGCGGTGACCGATCTAGGCCGTCCCTCCGCGGTTCGGCTCGCCGTTCTCGTCGATCGCGGCCTTCGCGAGTTGCCCGTGCAGGGCGACTATGTGGGGCGCTTCATTCCCACGAGCCGCCGGGAGCGCGTGGTCGTGAACGTTGCAGCGACGGCGGCCGAAAGCGACGAGGTGGCGATCGTTGCGGACGCGACGTAGCCTGATCGATCTCGACGATCTCACCGCCTCGGAGATCGACTACATCTTCGAGCGGACGACCGAGTTCGAGAAACGGCGGCCCGGCAAACTGCTCGACGGCGTTGCGTGCGTGAACATGTTCTTCGAGCACAGCACGCGCACGATGACGTCGTTTACGCTAGCCGAGCAGCGGCTCGGCTCCGACGTGATCACCCTCTGGCCCGACTATTCCAGTCTCTCCAAAGGCGAGACGATCGAGGATACCGCGATCACGCTGGCGGCGATGGGCGTCAACGCGATCGTGATTCGCCATCCCGAGCCCGGTTTTCCGCGCAAGGTTGCGATGGCATTCGACGGACACGTCATCAACGCGGGCGACGGCGGGCACGCCCATCCGACCCAAGCGCTGCTCGACATTTACACGCTCTGTCAGGAGTTCGGCGACCTGCGCGGACGAAAGATCGCGATCGTCGGCGACGTCGCCCATAGCCGCGTCGCGCACTCATCGATCCATGGATTGCGGAGCATGGGCGCGGAGATCGTGCTGGTGGCACCGGACGGATTTCTAACCAAAGAACTCTTGGGCGAAAACACGCGGGTCGAGCGCGACTTCGATGCGGTCCTGCCGGAGGTCGACGCGATCGTGCTGCTTCGCATACAACGCGAACGATTCGCCGATATGCCGATCTCCGACGAGGAATACATCGCGCGCTACCGGCTCGACCACAAACGGCTGGCGCGGTTGCGCGACGACGTGATCGTCATGCACCCCGGGCCGTACAATCGCGGCGTGGAGCTCGACGATAGCGTACTCGAGTTTGCCGGGTGGCGCTACGCGCGTCAGGTGGCCAACGGCGTCTCGGTGCGCATGGCCGTGCTCGACTTTCTCGTCAACGGCCAACGCACCCAGTGATGCTCCTCCGCGGCGGGCGTGTGGTCGATCCATCGCAGGGAATCGACGCGCGTTTGGACGTTCGGCTGCGCGACGGCCGCATCGCCGAGATCGGCGAGCACCTTGCGCCGGAGGCGGGCGAAGAGACGTACGACGCGGGCGGCGCCTACGTGGCGCCGGGTTTTATCGACATGCACGTGCACTTGCGCGAGCCCGGCCAGCTCGAGAAGGAGACGATCGCGACCGGCAGCGCCGCTGCGGTCGCCGGCGGTTTCACGGCCGTTGCGTGCATGCCCAACACGCAGCCCGCCCTCGACGATCCCGCGACGATCGCGGAACTCGTACGAACGATTCGCGAATACGCTCGGTGCCGAGTCTATCCGATTGCGGCGATCACGCGCGGCCGAGCCGGCATCGAAACGCTGGATTATGCCGCCCTCGCGAAAGCCGGTGCGGTGGCCTTTAGCGACGACGGCAGCACGATCGGCAACGCGCGCGTGCTGCGCGACGCCGCCCGCGCGGCGGCGAACGTACCGGGATGTTTCATCTCGCACTGCGAGGACGACCACCTCAAGGGCGATGCGGTTATGCACGAGGGAAGCGTCTCGCGCGCGCTCGGCGTTTCGGGCAGTCCGGGCGTCGCCGAAGACATCGTCGTCGCGCGCGATCTGCTGATCGCCGCCGACACCGGTAAGGCGTGGCATATCGCGCATCTTTCGACGAGCCGCGCGGTGGAGGTCGTGCGCGCGCTGCGCTCGCGCGGAGTTTCGGCCACCTGCGAAGTGACGCCGCATCATCTCATCCTCACCGACGAGTGCGTTCGAACCCTCGGCTCCGGCGCCAAGGTGAATCCGCCTCTGCGCGGGGCCGCGGATACGCGCGCGCTCGCCGACGCCGTTCGCGACGGCACGATCGACGTCTTCGCTACCGATCACGCACCGCACACCGATGCGGAGAAACGCGCGCCGCTCGATTGCGGCGCGGTTGGTTTTAGCGGTCTCGAGATTGCCGTTGGGGCCTTCGCGCTCGCCGTTGCGGATCTGCCGATCGCGCGTTACGTCGAACTGCTCTCGGTCAATCCGGCCCGCATTCTCGGCGTGGAGGGCGGAACGCTGCGAATCGGATCGACCGCCGATATCACGGTCTTCGCCGATCGCGATTGGATCGTCGATCCCGCGAAGTTCGCTTCGAAAGGCAAGAGCACGCCGTTTGCCGGCATGCGTCTGCCGCGTCGCGCGCTCGCGACAATTGTCGCGGGCAAGCTCGCCTACCGGCACTCCTCGAGCGGAGGGATTCGCGCCGAGGCTCCGTAAGGTCCGGCAGACATGTCCATCCCCGCAGCCCTATTTTTAGCCGACGGAACGCGCTTCGACGGCCACGGTCTCAACCACGAAGGCCTCGCTCTCGGCGAAGCCGTTTTTTATACGGGCATGACGGGATACGAAGAGGCGCTGACCGACCCGTCGTACGCCGGTCAGATCCTGACCTTCACCTACCCGATGATCGGCAATTATGGTATCTCGGGCACGGTCGCGCAGTACCCGCGCGCGTGCGTGGCGGGCGCGGTCATCAAACGCATCGCGCGCCATCCGTCGCACCACGCGATGCGCGCCGATTTGCCCGCGTGGCTCGACGAACAACGCGTTCCCACGATGATCGATGCGGATACGCGCGCGATTACGATCGCACTACGCGAACACGGAACGATTTGGGCGGCGATCGCCGTCGGCGAAACGGCCGTGGCCGGCGCCGAGGCGCGGCTCGTGGAGTTCGTGCGAACGGCTACCACCAAGGCGCTCGTGCCCGGCGTCGCGAGTACGACGCAACACCACGAGGGACCGGCGGACGGTCCGCGCGTCGTGCTGATCGACTGCGGCGTCAAGCGCGCGATCGTTCGCGATTTGGCGGCGCTCGGTATGTCGGTCACGGTCGTGCCGTACGATGCGTCGCCGGCGCAGATTCTCGAACACGAACCGCAAGCGGTCTTCATCTCGCCGGGGCCGGGGGACCCAACGGACTTACCCGGGACGATCGAAACGCTGCGCGACTTACTCGAAAAAACGCCGCTCTACGGCGTTTGCTTGGGCCATCAGCTGCTCGCACTCGCGTGCGGGGCGCGCACGTTCAAACTGCCCTACGGTCATCGCGGCGGGAACCAGCCGGTCAAGGACATCCAGCGAAACGAAGTACTCGTGACCGCACACAATCACGGCTACGCCGTCGATGCGACATCGCTGCCGGCCAACCTCGAACAGACGATGGTCAACCTGAACGACGGAACCAACGAAGGGTTTCGCCATCGCAACTTGCCGATCGCGGCGGTGCAATTCCACCCCGAGGCCTCGCCCGGACCCTACGACGCGCGGCGCCTCTTCGCACAGTGGCTTGAGAGCGCGGGCTTGGTCTAGAGCGCTCGGCGCGCTCGTCGTCACGATCATGCTCGGCGCGAGCCGAGCGCAAGCCTTGCCGCTGCAGCGATTGCACGTAACCTCGTTCGCGCTCTCGTCCAACGCCGCGCGCGTGCCGCTCGAGCAGCCGTTCTACGTCATCGTGACGCTCCACGTCACCGAAAACGTCGCGGAGCTGCCCAACATCACCTTGCCCGATTTTTTCGGCGTCGAAGAACTGGGCGACGAACGGCACACCAATTCCGGCGCCGGCGGCACCGACTATCGCGAGGTGTTGACGCTGGTCGCGCACCAGAGCGGCACGATTCATTTCACGCGCGCGTCGCTCGCCGCAATCGACGCACGAGACGGTAAACCTAAGCGCTTCCTTTCGAACGAACTCAACGTCACGGTCACGGGCGGCGTCGCGAGCGCGCGCGCGACGGTGGCCGGACTACGCGGCGCGCTCGTGAGCAGCGCGCTCGTCGCGCTGGCGTTCGGACTAGCGATCGTCGCGCTCTTCGGCCTGCGGCGCCCGCTTCTACAAGCGCCTCCCGCGCCGCCCGTTGCGCGCCCGGTCGACGTACCGCCGGCCCCGCCGGAGTCGCCGCAGGAACGGCTTCGTCGCGCGCTCGATGCGCTGCGAACCGCGCGTTCGCGCCCGAGTGCGCTCCTCGTGCGGCGCGAGCTTTGGGCCACCATCGGCGCGCGTGAAGGTGAGACGCTGGCCGACGCTTTGGAGCACCCGGGGGCCGCGCTTGCGGGAATGCACGCCGCGCTGCGCGCGGCCGAGCGCGCGGCTTTCATTAACGACGCGTACCTCCAGACCGCGATAGACGAACTGCTCGACACGATGGAAAGAACCCGCACATGACGGCGAATCGACGACCGCACCACCTCATCGACGCGCTCGCGCAAACTATTGTCGGACAGACCGCCGTCATCGAGGGACTGGTGCTGGGCCTCATTGCAAACGGACACGTGCTGCTCGAGGGACCGCCGGGGCTTGCGAAGACGCTCGCCTGCCGCGCCCTCGCGGCCGCGCTCGGAGGCGCGTTCAAACGCATCCAGTTTACTCCCGATCTGCTGCCTGCCGACATCGTGGGAACGCGCATCTTCGATCAGCGCGAAGCGAACTTTGCCACGTCGCTCGGACCGATCTTCGCAAACGTCGTGCTGGCCGACGAAATTAATCGCGCGCCGGCCAAAGTGCAGTCGGCTCTGTTGGAGGCGATGCAGGAACGCCAGGTCACGATCGGCCTGGAAACGCACGCGTTGCCGGATCCGTTTATCGTGCTCGCAACCATGAACCCGCTCGACGCCGACGGAACGTACGCGCTTCCGCACGCGCAGATGGATCGCTTTCTGCTCAAAGTCAACGTCGGCTACCCGTCGCGCGAAGAAGAAGCGAGCATCCTCGAACGCTTTGCGACGGCGCAGACGCCGCTCGTTGCGGACGCCGCGTCGCTCGACGACGTACGCGCCTGGCGCGCGCAGGCGCGGGCGATTCATTTGGATGCCAAAGTTAAGCGCTACATCGTCGATCTGGTCGCCGCCACGCGCGAGACCGACGGCGGCCTCATCGACAACGGGGCGAGCCCGCGCGCCACGCTGGGTCTCGCCTTTCTCTCGCGCGCCAAGGCCCTGATCGACGGACGCGATTTCGTTTTGCCCGACGACGTGCGCGCCGTCGCTCCGCCGGTCCTGCGCCATCGCATCGCGTTCAACTACCGCATCGTAACGGAGCGCGCCGACCCCGAAGCGATCGTGGCGCAACTGATCGCGAGCGTCAAAGCCCCGTGAACGATCTGCGGACGGCGCTTTTACGTGGCCGCAACCGGCCGCGCAATTCCGGTGCGGGTTCGCCGACGATGTATCGCGGCGACGGGTACGAGTTTGTGGAATTGCGCGAATACGTCGCCGGCGACGATCCGCGCCGCATCGACTGGGCCGCGACCGCGCGCACCGGCGAGCTGCAGAGTCGCGTGGTGCTCGAAGACGTTGCGCTGACGCTCGCGGCGATCGTCGACGATTCGCCGTCGATGCGCGTCGGCCGGCGGCGGACGCTGCTGGCGAGCGCGCGTGAAGCGCTCGGCGTGTGGTACGGCGCCGCCCTTGCCGACGACCGATGCGCGCGAATTACGAGTATGGGGCCGCTCGCGCCCGTCGGCTTGCGCGGAACGCGCAGCGCTTCGGTGTGCCTGCACGCCGAAGCTCCCGGCCGGGCGTTCGATTTAGGGACGGCCCTTGAGGTCGCGTTCGCAACGCTTCCGCGCGGCACGGCGCTGCTGGTCGCGAGCGACTTCTTCGATCTCGACGAGCGTCACGAAGAGTCGCTCGCGCTGCTGGGCGCGCGCTTCGACTGCACGGCGCTCGTCGCCCGCGATCCGTGGGCCGACGGCTTCCCGCTGCGCGGTTTCGTGCGTCTGCGCGACGCAGAGAGCGGCGCATCGTACCGAGTGTTTCTCGGGAAGCGCGAACGCAATCGGTACGTGCGAGCCGTCCGCGATCGCGAGGCGGCGCTGCGCGCGCGCTTGAACGCGCGCAATTGGCGCGTCGGAACGTTTACCGAGGAGAACGGCGCGCACGCGATCTACGAAGCGTTTCGGCTGACGTGACGTTTAGCCATCCGTTCCGACTCGTTCTGGCGCTGCTGGCAGTCGCGCTCTTCGCGCTGCTCTATCGCCAATTGGAACGGCGC from Candidatus Baltobacteraceae bacterium includes the following:
- a CDS encoding dihydroorotase encodes the protein MLLRGGRVVDPSQGIDARLDVRLRDGRIAEIGEHLAPEAGEETYDAGGAYVAPGFIDMHVHLREPGQLEKETIATGSAAAVAGGFTAVACMPNTQPALDDPATIAELVRTIREYARCRVYPIAAITRGRAGIETLDYAALAKAGAVAFSDDGSTIGNARVLRDAARAAANVPGCFISHCEDDHLKGDAVMHEGSVSRALGVSGSPGVAEDIVVARDLLIAADTGKAWHIAHLSTSRAVEVVRALRSRGVSATCEVTPHHLILTDECVRTLGSGAKVNPPLRGAADTRALADAVRDGTIDVFATDHAPHTDAEKRAPLDCGAVGFSGLEIAVGAFALAVADLPIARYVELLSVNPARILGVEGGTLRIGSTADITVFADRDWIVDPAKFASKGKSTPFAGMRLPRRALATIVAGKLAYRHSSSGGIRAEAP
- the carA gene encoding glutamine-hydrolyzing carbamoyl-phosphate synthase small subunit, translating into MSIPAALFLADGTRFDGHGLNHEGLALGEAVFYTGMTGYEEALTDPSYAGQILTFTYPMIGNYGISGTVAQYPRACVAGAVIKRIARHPSHHAMRADLPAWLDEQRVPTMIDADTRAITIALREHGTIWAAIAVGETAVAGAEARLVEFVRTATTKALVPGVASTTQHHEGPADGPRVVLIDCGVKRAIVRDLAALGMSVTVVPYDASPAQILEHEPQAVFISPGPGDPTDLPGTIETLRDLLEKTPLYGVCLGHQLLALACGARTFKLPYGHRGGNQPVKDIQRNEVLVTAHNHGYAVDATSLPANLEQTMVNLNDGTNEGFRHRNLPIAAVQFHPEASPGPYDARRLFAQWLESAGLV
- a CDS encoding MoxR family ATPase, translating into MTANRRPHHLIDALAQTIVGQTAVIEGLVLGLIANGHVLLEGPPGLAKTLACRALAAALGGAFKRIQFTPDLLPADIVGTRIFDQREANFATSLGPIFANVVLADEINRAPAKVQSALLEAMQERQVTIGLETHALPDPFIVLATMNPLDADGTYALPHAQMDRFLLKVNVGYPSREEEASILERFATAQTPLVADAASLDDVRAWRAQARAIHLDAKVKRYIVDLVAATRETDGGLIDNGASPRATLGLAFLSRAKALIDGRDFVLPDDVRAVAPPVLRHRIAFNYRIVTERADPEAIVAQLIASVKAP
- a CDS encoding DUF58 domain-containing protein, translating into MNDLRTALLRGRNRPRNSGAGSPTMYRGDGYEFVELREYVAGDDPRRIDWAATARTGELQSRVVLEDVALTLAAIVDDSPSMRVGRRRTLLASAREALGVWYGAALADDRCARITSMGPLAPVGLRGTRSASVCLHAEAPGRAFDLGTALEVAFATLPRGTALLVASDFFDLDERHEESLALLGARFDCTALVARDPWADGFPLRGFVRLRDAESGASYRVFLGKRERNRYVRAVRDREAALRARLNARNWRVGTFTEENGAHAIYEAFRLT